A genomic segment from uncultured Alistipes sp. encodes:
- a CDS encoding HAD hydrolase-like protein: MLRKYLFFDLDGTLTDPMEGITRSVEYALRHFGIEVADRRELCPFIGPPLADSFRERYGMNEAETAAAIAKMREYFAPKGIFENELYPGIPELLADTAAAGCVNVMATSKPEPFARRIAEHFDIARHFRLIAGSDLDGSRTSKAEVIRHALAQLRIAPEEAVMIGDRRYDIEGAAAAGLDSVAVGWGYAAPGELEAARPGHFAADVGALRRLLL, from the coding sequence ATGCTCCGCAAATACCTCTTCTTCGACCTCGACGGCACGCTGACCGACCCCATGGAGGGGATCACCCGCTCGGTGGAGTACGCCCTGCGCCACTTCGGCATCGAGGTGGCGGACCGCCGCGAACTCTGCCCCTTCATCGGGCCGCCGCTGGCCGACTCGTTCCGCGAACGCTACGGCATGAACGAGGCCGAGACCGCCGCGGCCATCGCCAAGATGCGCGAATACTTCGCCCCGAAGGGGATCTTCGAAAATGAACTCTACCCGGGGATTCCGGAGCTGCTGGCCGACACGGCAGCGGCCGGATGCGTCAACGTCATGGCGACGTCGAAACCCGAACCCTTCGCCCGGCGGATCGCCGAACATTTCGACATCGCCCGCCACTTCCGCCTCATCGCCGGAAGCGACCTCGACGGTTCGCGCACCTCGAAGGCCGAGGTGATCCGCCACGCCCTCGCGCAGTTGCGAATCGCCCCGGAGGAGGCCGTCATGATCGGCGACCGCCGCTACGACATCGAGGGTGCCGCCGCCGCAGGCCTCGACTCCGTAGCCGTAGGCTGGGGATACGCCGCACCCGGGGAACTGGAGGCCGCACGCCCCGGCCATTTCGCCGCGGATGTCGGGGCCCTGCGGCGGCTGTTGCTCTGA
- a CDS encoding indolepyruvate ferredoxin oxidoreductase subunit alpha, which yields MPKRELLLGDEALALGALHAGLSGVFAYPGTPSTEITEYIQGHPLAAERGVHRTWSANEKTAMEEALGMSFVGKRAMVCMKHVGLNVAADAFVNSAMTGAHGGLVVVADDPSMHSSQNEQDSRFYGQFALIPILEPASQQEAYDMARAAFDLSERFQIPVLMRLTTRMAHSRAVVEVAEPRDTNPLSYPEQPRQWVLMPGNSRLRYKALIDDCARLENEAVRSPFNRYTEGPDRHLGIIACGIARNYLMENYPEGCPHPVLEIAQYPLPQELVRRLAAECQELLIIEEGQPLVEQAVRGVLPAPLKIRGRLTGELPRTGELTPDSVRAALGLAPHRAHAASEIVVPRPPALCQGCGHRDMYTALTEVVREFPDGKVFSDIGCYTLGWLAPFHAIDTCVDMGASITMAIGAAHAGQHPTIAVIGDSTFTHSGMTGLLDAVNEGADITVVISDNLTTGMTGGQDSAGTGRLEQICAGIGVDPAHIRVVVPLPKNREEMKQILREEIAYKGVSVIIPRRECIQTAKRHAAAKNK from the coding sequence ATGCCTAAACGAGAACTTTTGCTCGGAGACGAGGCCCTCGCGCTGGGAGCACTCCACGCAGGGCTGTCGGGCGTCTTCGCCTACCCGGGCACCCCGTCCACCGAAATCACCGAATACATCCAGGGCCACCCGCTGGCTGCCGAACGCGGCGTGCACCGCACCTGGTCGGCCAATGAAAAGACCGCCATGGAGGAGGCTCTTGGCATGTCGTTCGTCGGCAAACGTGCCATGGTCTGCATGAAACACGTCGGGCTGAATGTCGCCGCCGACGCCTTCGTCAACTCCGCAATGACCGGCGCCCACGGAGGCCTGGTCGTCGTGGCCGACGATCCCTCGATGCACTCCTCACAAAACGAACAGGACTCACGCTTCTACGGGCAGTTCGCCCTGATTCCGATCCTCGAACCCGCCTCCCAACAGGAGGCCTACGACATGGCCCGGGCAGCTTTCGACCTCTCCGAACGCTTCCAGATTCCCGTGCTGATGCGCCTGACGACCCGCATGGCCCACTCCCGGGCCGTGGTCGAGGTTGCAGAGCCGCGAGACACGAATCCACTGAGCTATCCGGAACAGCCCCGCCAGTGGGTCCTCATGCCCGGGAACTCCCGCCTGCGCTACAAGGCGCTGATCGACGACTGCGCCCGGCTGGAAAACGAAGCCGTCCGAAGCCCCTTCAACCGCTACACCGAAGGTCCGGACCGCCACCTCGGCATCATCGCCTGCGGAATTGCCCGCAACTACCTGATGGAGAACTATCCGGAGGGATGCCCCCATCCGGTGCTGGAGATCGCGCAGTACCCGTTGCCGCAGGAACTCGTGCGGCGGCTGGCGGCGGAGTGCCAGGAGCTGCTGATCATCGAGGAGGGGCAGCCGCTCGTCGAACAGGCCGTGCGGGGCGTGCTGCCCGCACCGCTGAAGATCCGCGGGCGTCTGACCGGCGAACTCCCCCGCACCGGAGAGCTCACCCCCGACAGCGTGCGCGCCGCACTGGGACTCGCCCCGCACCGCGCCCATGCCGCCAGTGAGATCGTCGTGCCGCGTCCGCCCGCCCTCTGCCAGGGATGCGGACACCGCGACATGTACACCGCGCTGACCGAAGTCGTGCGCGAATTCCCCGACGGGAAGGTCTTCAGCGACATCGGCTGCTACACCTTAGGGTGGCTGGCGCCGTTCCACGCCATCGACACCTGCGTCGACATGGGCGCCTCGATCACCATGGCCATCGGCGCCGCACACGCGGGGCAGCACCCCACCATAGCCGTCATCGGCGACTCGACCTTCACCCATTCGGGCATGACGGGCCTGCTGGATGCCGTCAACGAAGGGGCCGACATCACGGTGGTGATCTCCGACAACCTCACCACGGGCATGACCGGCGGTCAGGATTCCGCCGGTACGGGACGCCTGGAGCAGATCTGCGCCGGGATCGGCGTCGACCCGGCCCACATCCGCGTGGTGGTTCCGCTGCCGAAGAACCGCGAGGAGATGAAGCAAATCCTCCGCGAAGAGATCGCCTACAAGGGCGTTTCGGTGATCATCCCGCGCCGCGAGTGCATCCAGACCGCCAAACGCCACGCCGCCGCCAAAAACAAGTAA
- a CDS encoding indolepyruvate oxidoreductase subunit beta, with protein sequence MKKDIILSGVGGQGILSIATVIGHAALAEGLQLKQAEVHGMSQRGGDVQSHLRISSREIRSDLIPRGGADLIVSLEPMEALRYLPWLAAEGWVVTGTTPVVNIPNYPDEADLKRELQGLPHVILLDAEALAREAGSPRSANMALLGATAPLLGIEAGQLEAGIRAIFARKGEAVVGANLAAFRAGYETAQKQTGR encoded by the coding sequence ATGAAAAAAGACATCATACTCTCGGGCGTGGGAGGACAGGGGATCCTCTCCATCGCCACCGTGATCGGACACGCCGCCCTGGCCGAGGGGCTGCAGCTCAAGCAGGCCGAGGTCCACGGCATGAGCCAGCGCGGCGGTGACGTGCAGTCACACCTGAGGATCTCCTCCCGGGAGATCCGTTCGGACCTCATTCCGCGCGGCGGTGCCGATCTGATCGTTTCGCTCGAGCCCATGGAGGCGCTGCGTTATCTGCCGTGGCTCGCGGCCGAGGGGTGGGTGGTGACCGGCACGACGCCGGTAGTCAACATCCCGAACTACCCCGACGAAGCGGACCTGAAACGGGAGCTGCAGGGCCTGCCGCATGTCATCCTGCTCGACGCCGAAGCGCTGGCCCGCGAAGCGGGATCGCCGCGTTCGGCCAACATGGCCCTGCTGGGCGCCACGGCCCCGCTCCTGGGCATCGAGGCCGGACAACTCGAAGCCGGCATCCGCGCCATCTTCGCCCGCAAGGGCGAGGCCGTCGTCGGGGCAAACCTCGCAGCTTTCCGCGCAGGCTATGAAACCGCTCAAAAACAGACCGGACGATGA
- a CDS encoding acetyl-CoA hydrolase/transferase C-terminal domain-containing protein has protein sequence MPYTTAAEAVKLIQSGQSVYIQGSTSIPEVLVAALAERGGELHGVKLYSAFAVGAHEAPYCRPEFRESFLVNSLFVANNIRRWLADGYGQSIPAFLGEIPGLFRDGTIPLDVALINVSPPDADGYCSFGVSADLAVSAVECARTVIAQVNRAMPFSYGDAVIHSSRFAAAVEVDSPLVEVPTAVPTETELRIGQAIAELIPDGATLQIGVGGIPNAVLGALKGHKHLGLHTEAMTDGVLPLLESGVIDNSQKVVMPGISVASLALGSRRLYDYMDYRKDLVMKDVAWTNDPFRIRRNPKVMAVNSAVEVDLTGQVCADSVGERIISGVGGQHDFMYGGALSEGGKTFIAMPSMTPKGESKIKALLTPGAGVVTTRHMIQHVVTEYGVAHLRGKNLAERARALISIAHPSVREELERAAAERYGYSFLRMKG, from the coding sequence ATGCCATACACGACAGCCGCGGAGGCGGTAAAACTCATCCAATCGGGCCAGAGCGTCTACATCCAGGGCAGCACGTCGATTCCCGAGGTGCTGGTCGCCGCGCTGGCCGAGCGGGGCGGGGAGCTGCACGGCGTAAAGCTCTACTCGGCCTTCGCCGTAGGAGCCCACGAGGCACCCTACTGCCGACCCGAATTCCGCGAATCGTTCCTCGTGAACAGCCTCTTCGTGGCCAACAACATCCGCCGCTGGCTCGCCGACGGATACGGGCAGTCGATTCCGGCCTTCCTGGGCGAAATCCCGGGGCTGTTCCGCGACGGCACAATTCCATTGGACGTGGCGCTGATCAACGTCTCGCCCCCGGATGCCGACGGTTACTGTTCGTTCGGCGTCTCGGCCGACCTGGCGGTTTCGGCCGTGGAGTGCGCCCGGACCGTCATCGCTCAGGTCAACCGTGCCATGCCCTTCTCCTACGGCGATGCCGTCATCCATTCGTCGCGGTTTGCGGCGGCCGTGGAGGTCGATTCGCCGCTGGTGGAGGTCCCGACGGCCGTGCCGACCGAAACCGAGCTGCGTATCGGACAGGCCATCGCCGAGCTGATTCCCGACGGCGCCACGCTGCAGATCGGTGTCGGCGGCATCCCGAACGCCGTACTGGGGGCGCTGAAAGGCCATAAACATCTCGGGCTGCACACCGAAGCGATGACCGACGGTGTGCTTCCGCTGCTGGAGAGCGGCGTGATCGACAACTCGCAGAAGGTTGTCATGCCCGGCATTTCGGTGGCCTCGCTGGCCCTCGGGTCGCGCCGCCTGTACGACTACATGGACTACCGCAAGGACCTTGTGATGAAAGATGTGGCGTGGACCAACGACCCGTTCCGCATCCGCCGGAACCCGAAGGTCATGGCCGTCAACTCGGCCGTGGAGGTCGATCTCACGGGACAGGTGTGCGCCGATTCGGTCGGCGAGCGCATCATCTCGGGCGTCGGCGGCCAGCACGACTTCATGTACGGAGGCGCGCTCTCCGAGGGTGGCAAGACCTTCATCGCCATGCCGTCGATGACCCCGAAGGGTGAGTCGAAAATCAAGGCGCTGCTGACCCCCGGAGCCGGGGTGGTGACGACACGCCACATGATCCAGCACGTCGTCACGGAGTACGGCGTGGCACACCTCCGGGGCAAGAACCTCGCCGAACGGGCCCGGGCGCTGATCTCGATCGCCCACCCGTCGGTCCGCGAAGAGCTGGAACGCGCCGCCGCCGAACGCTACGGTTACTCGTTCCTGCGCATGAAGGGATGA
- a CDS encoding pyridoxal phosphate-dependent aminotransferase translates to MNAPFDRRFLQEALKQLDIADIARATIRQSGDIARIMERTTGEEFLHLEMGVPGLPPERVGVEAERRALADGVASQYPNMYGIPELKEQAAHFIRAYLNVKIDPRGCIPTVGSMQGSFTTFLLCSQLDPARRKILFIDPGFPVQRSQVRILGIPNDSFDIYDFRGERLGPKLESYLARGDVAAIVYSNPNNPSWVCLTEEELRTIGELATRYDAIVIEDLAYLCMDFRKPLGRPFEAPYQATVARYTKNWILLISGSKIFSYAGQRIAVAAFSDTLFRREYPALRERYGIGRLGDAYVLTFLYASSSGTSHSAQHALAAMFRAAADGALDFVGEIAEYGRRARLTKEIFLRHGFRIVYDKDRHEKIGDGFFYTIGYGTMTSAELLSELLLCGVCAISLSSTGSRQHGIRVCVSQMNRPEQFGLLDHRLALFAENHPL, encoded by the coding sequence ATGAACGCACCTTTCGACCGCCGCTTCCTGCAGGAGGCGCTCAAACAGCTGGACATCGCGGATATCGCCCGGGCGACGATCCGCCAGTCGGGCGACATCGCCCGCATCATGGAACGCACGACAGGCGAAGAGTTCCTGCACCTGGAGATGGGCGTTCCGGGGCTGCCGCCCGAACGGGTGGGCGTCGAGGCCGAACGCCGGGCGCTGGCCGACGGAGTCGCCTCGCAGTACCCCAACATGTACGGCATTCCGGAGTTGAAAGAGCAGGCCGCACACTTCATCCGTGCCTACCTCAACGTGAAGATCGACCCCCGGGGCTGTATCCCGACGGTCGGCTCGATGCAGGGGAGTTTCACGACCTTCCTGCTCTGCTCGCAGCTCGATCCCGCCAGGCGGAAGATCCTCTTCATCGACCCCGGCTTCCCCGTACAGCGGAGCCAGGTGCGCATCCTCGGCATCCCGAACGACTCGTTCGACATCTACGACTTCCGCGGTGAAAGGTTGGGTCCGAAACTCGAAAGCTATCTCGCCCGGGGCGACGTGGCGGCCATCGTCTATTCGAATCCGAACAACCCGTCGTGGGTCTGCCTCACCGAAGAGGAGCTGCGCACGATCGGCGAACTGGCCACGCGCTACGACGCCATCGTCATCGAGGACCTGGCCTACCTCTGCATGGACTTCCGCAAGCCGCTCGGCCGCCCCTTCGAGGCGCCGTACCAGGCCACCGTGGCCCGCTATACGAAGAACTGGATCCTGCTGATCTCCGGTTCGAAGATCTTCAGCTATGCCGGGCAGCGGATTGCCGTGGCGGCCTTCTCCGACACACTGTTCCGGCGCGAATACCCGGCGCTGCGCGAACGCTACGGCATCGGGCGCCTGGGCGACGCCTATGTTCTGACGTTCCTCTACGCCTCCTCCTCGGGGACGAGCCACTCGGCCCAGCACGCCCTGGCGGCGATGTTCCGGGCCGCGGCCGACGGAGCGTTGGATTTCGTGGGCGAGATCGCGGAGTACGGCCGCCGGGCCCGACTGACGAAGGAGATCTTCCTCCGCCACGGGTTCCGCATCGTCTACGACAAGGACCGCCACGAAAAGATCGGTGACGGATTCTTCTACACAATCGGCTACGGGACGATGACCAGTGCCGAGTTGCTGAGCGAACTGCTGCTGTGCGGCGTCTGCGCCATTTCGCTCTCCTCGACCGGGAGCCGCCAGCACGGCATCCGGGTCTGCGTCTCGCAGATGAACCGCCCCGAACAGTTCGGACTGCTTGACCACCGTCTCGCTCTCTTTGCCGAGAACCACCCGTTGTAA
- a CDS encoding TonB-dependent receptor, which produces MAKNYLSRSLLLLAALLLGTVTAYAQKITIRGVVSDEQGPLIGVSVVVKNPPPATGTATGIDGSYSLAVPGEDAVIEFSYVGYKKVEIKVGKQTEINVKMEPEAAALDEVVVVGYGVQKKSHLTGSIAKIDGDVLADRPVSDVTTALQGQIPGLTINNTTSEVGVTPSIRVRGTGSISADSSPLVIIDGYPVPDGLSTLNPSDIQSIEVLKDAASAAIYGSRAANGVIMITTKSGSSEKPRYSVKLYQGVKWAYQLHDLLTATEYLQWQEKEAAWGGPAVKTQDKLAAWIEQNIGSTDWQREGLRDVASVTNAQFSVQGGKRDIRYYSSAAWTRDQGIMLQNEVQKVTFRTKVDANLSKSVSFGVNVSANYQKSSRPRNNFIDFYRTPSFLPVYHNDWTTALTGYTGFARGSHFNNLFGPIGDPDEYGNPTFNTTGVSPFNSANNNPRSVMANTTRWSENFQGLANVYLTVDICKGLTFKTSNGVNVRYRPSYSYANKNATKDGTASEATFTSMLYVDLLSENTLNYNRTFGRHDLDILAGYTAESTRVQNVALTGTGFPTDNIHTLNAATIFELASENNGNGSGTGTFRYPNEVLESYLGRVSYSYDGRYLLSASLRLDRSSLFSSGNRNAWFPSVSVGWRISEEQFMKEQRVFSNLKLRASYGVTGNNSIDYVAALEVLNPANYPTGSGNGTLIPGAANTSSTLANSNITWEQTDEWNFGLDAGFLDNRIALTFDGYYSVTRALLFEQPTQSFTGFQYYWNNIGKVRNAGVEIQLDTHQFNRKNFEWSTTVNFSLTRNKLLEIGGESQVITQGERSESYIARVGEPLIQYYGFKSIGVWNTQEEIEANPHFAGDVPGGLRLLDADGNGELNDNDRVVLGDPYPDFTWGMTNNFRIGNFDVSFLLQGVQGVTVFNGDVFYTESHKYNRAYMEDRWVSPTHPGDGKTPYAKNGYDIMLTDLGLQDASYLCLRDLTVGYTLPKKAAGKLGLRGLRFYVTGTNLFYLWSKDYKGINPESRMTSGNYSSPLIDGYQRGGFPLTSTFTFGIDLNF; this is translated from the coding sequence ATGGCTAAAAATTACCTGTCAAGGTCACTGCTGTTGCTCGCGGCGTTGTTGCTCGGCACGGTGACCGCCTATGCACAAAAGATCACGATCCGTGGTGTGGTCTCCGATGAGCAGGGACCGCTGATTGGAGTCTCCGTAGTGGTCAAAAATCCCCCCCCCGCAACCGGAACCGCGACCGGTATCGACGGCTCCTATTCGTTGGCCGTTCCGGGCGAGGATGCCGTGATCGAGTTCTCCTATGTCGGCTATAAAAAAGTCGAGATCAAAGTCGGCAAGCAGACGGAGATCAATGTCAAGATGGAACCCGAAGCCGCCGCGCTCGATGAAGTCGTCGTTGTCGGTTACGGCGTGCAGAAAAAGTCGCACCTTACCGGCTCGATCGCCAAGATCGACGGCGACGTGCTCGCCGACCGCCCTGTCTCCGACGTCACAACCGCACTCCAGGGCCAGATCCCGGGTCTGACGATCAACAACACGACCTCCGAAGTGGGTGTCACGCCCTCGATCCGCGTGCGCGGTACGGGCTCGATCTCGGCCGACAGCTCGCCGCTCGTCATCATCGACGGCTATCCCGTTCCCGACGGTTTGTCGACGCTCAACCCCTCGGATATTCAGTCCATTGAAGTCCTGAAGGATGCCGCTTCGGCCGCCATTTACGGTTCGCGCGCCGCAAACGGCGTCATCATGATCACGACCAAGAGCGGTTCGTCGGAAAAACCCCGCTACTCGGTCAAACTCTATCAGGGTGTCAAGTGGGCCTATCAGCTCCACGACCTGCTTACCGCTACGGAGTACCTCCAGTGGCAGGAGAAAGAGGCCGCCTGGGGTGGCCCGGCCGTGAAGACCCAGGACAAACTCGCGGCCTGGATCGAACAGAACATCGGCTCGACGGACTGGCAGCGCGAAGGTCTGCGCGACGTGGCCAGCGTGACCAACGCCCAGTTCTCCGTTCAGGGCGGCAAGCGCGACATCCGTTACTATTCGTCGGCGGCCTGGACCCGTGATCAGGGTATCATGCTCCAGAACGAGGTCCAGAAGGTCACCTTCCGCACCAAGGTCGATGCCAATCTCTCGAAAAGCGTCTCCTTCGGCGTGAACGTCTCGGCCAACTACCAGAAGTCCTCGCGCCCGCGCAACAACTTCATCGACTTCTACCGCACGCCCTCGTTCCTCCCGGTCTATCACAACGACTGGACCACCGCCCTGACCGGCTATACGGGATTCGCCCGCGGCAGCCACTTCAACAACCTCTTCGGCCCGATCGGAGACCCCGACGAGTATGGAAATCCGACCTTCAATACCACGGGTGTGTCGCCCTTCAACTCGGCCAACAACAACCCCCGCAGCGTGATGGCCAACACCACGCGCTGGAGCGAAAACTTCCAGGGCCTGGCCAACGTCTATCTGACGGTCGATATTTGCAAGGGTCTGACGTTCAAAACCTCGAATGGTGTGAACGTGCGTTACCGCCCCTCGTACAGCTATGCCAACAAGAACGCCACAAAGGACGGTACGGCCAGTGAAGCCACCTTCACCAGTATGCTCTACGTCGACCTGCTCTCCGAGAACACGCTGAACTACAACCGCACGTTCGGACGTCACGACCTCGACATCCTGGCCGGTTACACGGCCGAGTCGACCCGCGTGCAGAACGTCGCCCTGACCGGTACGGGATTCCCCACCGACAATATCCACACGCTCAACGCCGCCACGATCTTCGAACTGGCCTCCGAAAACAACGGAAACGGCTCCGGAACCGGTACGTTCCGCTACCCGAACGAGGTGCTGGAGTCCTATCTGGGACGTGTCTCCTACAGCTACGACGGTCGTTACCTGTTGTCGGCTTCGCTGCGTCTGGACCGCTCGTCGCTCTTCTCCTCGGGCAACCGCAACGCCTGGTTCCCCTCGGTTTCGGTCGGATGGCGTATCTCCGAGGAGCAGTTCATGAAGGAGCAGCGCGTCTTCTCGAACCTTAAACTCCGCGCTTCGTACGGTGTGACGGGTAACAACAGCATCGACTATGTCGCAGCCCTCGAAGTGCTCAACCCGGCCAACTATCCCACCGGATCGGGCAACGGAACGCTGATCCCCGGCGCCGCCAACACCTCCTCGACGCTCGCCAACTCGAACATTACCTGGGAGCAGACCGACGAATGGAACTTCGGTCTCGATGCCGGATTCCTCGACAACCGCATCGCCCTGACCTTCGACGGATACTACTCGGTGACCCGCGCCCTGCTGTTCGAACAGCCCACGCAGTCGTTCACCGGTTTCCAATACTACTGGAACAACATCGGCAAGGTCCGCAATGCCGGTGTCGAGATCCAACTCGATACGCACCAGTTCAATCGCAAGAACTTCGAGTGGTCGACGACCGTGAACTTCTCGCTTACGCGGAACAAACTCCTTGAGATCGGCGGCGAATCGCAGGTCATTACCCAGGGAGAACGCTCCGAAAGCTACATCGCACGCGTCGGCGAACCCCTGATCCAATACTACGGCTTCAAGAGCATCGGCGTATGGAACACACAGGAGGAGATCGAAGCCAATCCGCACTTTGCCGGTGACGTGCCGGGCGGTCTGCGCTTGCTGGATGCCGACGGAAACGGCGAACTCAACGACAATGACCGTGTCGTGCTGGGCGATCCCTATCCCGACTTCACGTGGGGTATGACCAACAACTTCCGTATCGGAAACTTCGACGTCTCGTTCCTCCTGCAGGGTGTACAGGGCGTTACGGTCTTCAACGGCGATGTCTTCTATACCGAATCGCACAAGTACAACCGCGCCTACATGGAGGACCGTTGGGTGAGCCCGACGCATCCGGGTGACGGTAAGACCCCCTATGCCAAGAACGGTTACGACATCATGTTGACGGATCTCGGACTGCAGGATGCGTCGTATCTCTGTCTGCGCGATCTGACGGTCGGTTACACCCTTCCCAAAAAGGCGGCCGGAAAACTCGGGCTGCGGGGCCTGCGCTTCTATGTGACGGGTACCAACCTCTTCTATCTCTGGAGCAAGGACTACAAGGGCATCAACCCCGAGTCGCGCATGACTTCGGGCAACTACTCCAGCCCGCTGATCGACGGCTACCAGCGCGGCGGCTTCCCGCTCACGTCGACCTTTACGTTCGGCATCGACCTTAACTTCTAA
- a CDS encoding putative transporter: MEWLKDLILEPSALQAVVVISLISSVGIGLGKIRFFGISLGTAFIFFTGILAGHLGLRLDPAMLTYAESFGLIIFVYALGLQVGPGFFSSMRADGLRLLSPAIGLIILGTLLAAVMSYTFDIAMPDMSGILCGATTNTPALGAAQQVLKQLGMDDSGAALSCAVTYPLGVVGVILAIALLRKLFVRPSDLPGPDAEHRKNVFIASYHITNPALFGRSVHDIAVQSHHHFVISRLWRNGQVSIPTSDKTLQQDDVILVITTPGEAEALRMIFGEQEQKDWNKENIDWNAVDSQLISQRILVTRPEINGKKLAQLRLRNNYGINISRVYRSGVQLLATPDLRLQLGDRLTVVGEAQAIRNVEKILGNAVKSLNEPNLIAVFIGLILGLTLGSIPVSVPGISIPVKLGLAGGPIIVGILIGTFGPRLHMITYTTQSANLMLRALGLSMYLACLGLDAGQHFFETVMRPEGLLWLGAGFVLTFVPVVLVGLFALRVLKVDFGSVSGLLCGSMANPMALNYANDTIEGDNPSVSYATVYPVCMFLRVIIIQVLLMLTL; this comes from the coding sequence ATGGAATGGCTTAAAGACCTGATTCTCGAACCCTCGGCCCTGCAGGCCGTCGTGGTGATTTCGCTGATCTCCTCGGTCGGGATCGGGCTGGGCAAGATCCGCTTCTTCGGCATCTCGCTCGGCACGGCCTTCATCTTCTTCACCGGCATCCTCGCCGGACACCTCGGGCTGCGGCTCGACCCCGCAATGCTGACCTATGCCGAGAGCTTCGGACTCATCATCTTCGTCTATGCCTTAGGATTGCAGGTCGGTCCCGGATTCTTCAGCTCGATGCGCGCCGACGGACTGCGCCTGCTCTCCCCGGCCATCGGGCTCATCATCCTCGGCACGCTCCTCGCCGCCGTCATGAGCTATACGTTCGACATCGCCATGCCCGACATGTCGGGCATCCTGTGCGGCGCCACGACCAACACCCCGGCCCTGGGAGCCGCCCAGCAGGTCCTCAAGCAGCTGGGCATGGACGACAGCGGCGCAGCGCTGAGTTGCGCCGTGACCTATCCCCTGGGCGTCGTCGGCGTAATCCTGGCCATCGCCCTGCTGCGCAAGCTCTTCGTCCGCCCCTCGGACCTTCCCGGGCCCGATGCCGAGCACCGCAAGAACGTCTTCATCGCCAGCTACCACATCACCAACCCCGCGCTCTTCGGCCGAAGCGTCCACGACATCGCCGTCCAGAGCCACCACCACTTCGTGATCTCACGCCTCTGGCGGAACGGGCAGGTCTCGATCCCCACCTCGGACAAAACCCTGCAGCAGGACGATGTGATCCTGGTCATCACCACCCCCGGAGAGGCCGAAGCCCTGCGGATGATCTTCGGAGAACAGGAGCAAAAGGACTGGAACAAGGAGAATATCGACTGGAATGCCGTCGACAGCCAGCTCATCTCGCAACGCATCCTCGTCACGCGGCCCGAAATCAACGGCAAGAAACTCGCGCAACTGCGCCTGCGCAACAACTACGGCATCAACATCAGCCGCGTCTACCGTTCGGGCGTGCAGCTGCTGGCCACGCCCGACCTGCGGCTGCAGTTGGGCGACCGCCTCACGGTCGTGGGCGAAGCCCAAGCAATCCGCAACGTGGAGAAGATCCTCGGCAACGCCGTGAAGAGCCTCAACGAACCCAACCTCATCGCGGTCTTCATCGGATTGATCCTCGGGCTCACGCTCGGAAGCATCCCGGTGTCGGTCCCCGGCATCTCGATACCCGTCAAACTCGGGCTCGCCGGAGGTCCGATCATCGTCGGGATTCTGATCGGCACCTTCGGGCCCCGGCTGCACATGATCACCTACACCACCCAGAGCGCCAACCTCATGCTGCGCGCACTGGGGCTCTCGATGTACCTCGCCTGCCTGGGGCTCGACGCCGGGCAACACTTCTTCGAGACGGTCATGCGGCCCGAAGGGCTCCTCTGGCTCGGGGCCGGATTCGTCCTGACCTTCGTTCCGGTGGTGCTGGTCGGGCTCTTCGCCCTGCGGGTGCTGAAGGTCGACTTCGGCTCCGTCTCGGGGCTGCTCTGCGGCAGCATGGCCAACCCCATGGCCCTCAACTACGCCAACGACACCATCGAGGGCGACAACCCCTCGGTCTCCTACGCCACGGTCTATCCCGTCTGCATGTTCCTGCGCGTGATCATCATCCAGGTGCTGCTGATGCTTACGTTGTAA